One window of the Leptospira koniambonensis genome contains the following:
- the sufU gene encoding Fe-S cluster assembly sulfur transfer protein SufU, which produces MSLSDSLYQEVLLDHYQNPRHHGKMEQFHLHQEGVNPLCGDEVELFLKLNGDIISEISFVGKGCSISQASASMLTDCLYGKTISEAKSILHEFKGMLLEDKVPNFSEEYEDLGSMEAVKKIPARIKCATLAWNTLEKAIGN; this is translated from the coding sequence GTGTCCTTAAGCGATAGTCTTTACCAGGAAGTACTACTCGATCATTATCAAAATCCAAGGCATCATGGAAAGATGGAGCAGTTCCATCTTCATCAAGAAGGAGTGAATCCTCTCTGTGGTGACGAAGTAGAATTATTCCTAAAACTGAACGGAGATATTATCTCTGAAATTAGTTTCGTGGGGAAGGGTTGTTCTATTTCCCAAGCCTCCGCTTCCATGTTAACAGACTGTCTTTACGGCAAAACAATCTCCGAAGCAAAATCAATTCTGCATGAATTTAAAGGAATGCTTTTAGAAGATAAGGTCCCGAATTTTTCGGAAGAATATGAAGACCTTGGATCTATGGAAGCGGTAAAGAAGATTCCGGCTCGCATTAAATGTGCAACACTTGCCTGGAATACTTTAGAAAAGGCGATTGGAAACTAG
- a CDS encoding phosphoribosylaminoimidazolesuccinocarboxamide synthase produces the protein MSELPKPSYIGKVRDVYDLGNSLILSSTDRVSAFDVVFRQIVPGKGKVLNKISAEWFSYFKDIPNHIIETDVSKFPSPYKDHPDLKDRSVLVKKCKRIDFECVVRGYLSGSGWKEYKQDGTLAFKKLPPGLKESEKLPEPSFTPAIKNDTGHDENISEERMKNEIGSELFSILKEKSISLYTRAAELVAGAGILLCDTKFEFGISEDKVILIDEILTPDSSRYWAHESYVIGTTPPSMDKQILRNYLEKSGWNKVPPAPDLPESLIVELQAAYKEIQDRLLKCLSQELT, from the coding sequence ATGAGTGAACTTCCAAAACCTTCTTATATTGGCAAAGTCAGAGACGTATACGATTTAGGAAATTCCCTAATATTATCTTCTACAGATAGAGTTTCTGCATTCGATGTTGTTTTCCGCCAGATTGTTCCAGGCAAAGGAAAAGTTTTAAATAAGATCTCTGCAGAATGGTTTTCCTACTTTAAGGATATTCCGAATCATATCATAGAGACTGATGTTTCTAAATTCCCTTCTCCATATAAAGATCATCCAGATCTAAAGGATCGTTCTGTTCTTGTTAAAAAATGTAAACGGATCGACTTTGAATGTGTTGTCCGCGGTTATCTTTCCGGTTCCGGTTGGAAAGAATACAAACAAGATGGAACCCTTGCTTTTAAAAAACTTCCTCCAGGTTTGAAAGAATCCGAAAAGCTGCCTGAACCAAGTTTTACTCCTGCGATCAAAAACGATACAGGCCACGATGAGAACATCTCAGAAGAGAGAATGAAAAATGAGATTGGATCCGAACTCTTCTCTATTTTGAAGGAAAAATCGATTTCCCTCTATACCAGGGCCGCTGAACTGGTAGCTGGGGCCGGGATTTTGCTCTGCGATACCAAATTCGAATTCGGAATTTCGGAAGATAAGGTCATCTTGATCGACGAAATTTTGACTCCGGATTCTTCCAGGTACTGGGCGCATGAATCTTATGTTATCGGGACCACTCCGCCCAGCATGGACAAACAGATCTTAAGGAACTATCTGGAGAAATCCGGATGGAATAAAGTTCCTCCAGCTCCGGATCTACCGGAAAGTCTGATTGTGGAATTGCAAGCGGCATATAAGGAAATACAGGACCGACTATTAAAATGTTTATCGCAAGAATTAACGTAA
- a CDS encoding type II toxin-antitoxin system Phd/YefM family antitoxin: MKAVGIKDLKNNLSSFLDFVRGGETVLILDRNQPIAEIKKFDQKSDLTKQYLEEAVASNSIVPAKNQKGINIPKSLLLNAGIKTKISTAWKEAYQADRD, from the coding sequence ATGAAAGCGGTCGGGATCAAGGATCTTAAAAATAATCTAAGCAGTTTTCTGGATTTTGTGCGAGGTGGGGAGACCGTCCTCATTTTGGACAGAAATCAACCTATCGCAGAGATCAAAAAATTCGACCAAAAATCGGATCTTACCAAACAATATTTAGAAGAAGCAGTGGCTTCTAATTCTATTGTTCCTGCTAAAAATCAGAAAGGAATCAATATTCCAAAATCCTTATTATTAAATGCTGGAATCAAAACCAAAATCTCTACAGCTTGGAAGGAGGCTTACCAAGCGGACAGGGATTAA
- the purS gene encoding phosphoribosylformylglycinamidine synthase subunit PurS: MFIARINVTLKESVLDPQGNTVKSTLQELGEKSVQDVRVGKYIEVKLDSPDLETAKKTVANLCEKLLVNHVIETYRSEIITE, from the coding sequence ATGTTTATCGCAAGAATTAACGTAACTCTAAAAGAATCAGTTCTCGATCCTCAAGGGAACACTGTAAAATCCACTCTACAAGAACTTGGCGAAAAATCTGTCCAAGATGTTCGAGTTGGAAAATATATCGAGGTCAAATTGGATTCTCCAGATCTCGAAACTGCAAAGAAGACAGTAGCAAATCTTTGCGAAAAACTTTTAGTAAATCATGTGATTGAAACTTATCGTTCGGAGATCATAACGGAATGA
- a CDS encoding cysteine desulfurase, with protein MSFDLEKIRKDFPILSTQMNGKPLVFLDSAASSQKPKSVIDTIRKYYEAENANIHRGVYYLSQKATEKYEMARIRTSRFIGAACAKVVIFTRNTTESINLVAQSWGRTNIHEGDEIVLTELEHHSNLVPWQMLAQEKQAVLKFIPLNQDSTLDLSNLDEIITERVKLVALAQMSNVTGTIHDLSAIIRRAREVGAKVLIDGAQGICHLPTNVQKEDFDFYAFSAHKMLGPTGVGILYAKEEILDTMPPWMGGGDMISKVWKDKSTYADLPARLEAGTPNISGVIGFGAALEYLESVGMQEIRNHELELLQYALDRLEDFGGLELYGTNDLSKRGGVISFNFPGVHPHDVGSILDEEGIAIRVGHHCAQPFMDFKGIAGTCRASFYLYNTKEDVDSLLVGLKKVKEIFGRVLKR; from the coding sequence TTGAGTTTTGATCTCGAAAAGATACGCAAAGATTTTCCGATTCTATCTACACAGATGAACGGCAAGCCCTTGGTGTTTCTGGACAGTGCTGCCAGTTCTCAAAAGCCTAAGTCTGTCATAGATACTATACGTAAATATTATGAAGCGGAGAATGCGAATATTCACCGCGGAGTATATTATCTTTCCCAAAAGGCCACAGAAAAATATGAGATGGCCCGTATCAGAACTTCCAGATTTATTGGAGCTGCCTGCGCTAAGGTAGTCATCTTTACTCGCAATACTACTGAATCCATTAACCTAGTCGCTCAGTCTTGGGGACGCACCAATATCCACGAAGGTGATGAGATCGTACTCACTGAATTAGAGCATCATTCTAATTTAGTTCCTTGGCAGATGTTGGCCCAGGAAAAACAAGCAGTCTTAAAATTTATCCCTCTCAATCAAGATTCTACTTTAGATCTAAGTAATCTGGACGAGATCATCACCGAGAGAGTAAAGTTAGTCGCTCTTGCTCAGATGTCCAATGTAACAGGAACTATTCACGATCTTTCTGCTATTATTCGTAGAGCAAGAGAAGTTGGAGCAAAAGTATTGATTGATGGAGCCCAAGGGATATGCCATCTTCCAACAAATGTTCAAAAAGAAGATTTTGATTTTTACGCATTCTCCGCTCATAAGATGCTCGGGCCAACTGGTGTAGGAATTCTTTACGCTAAGGAAGAGATCTTAGACACAATGCCTCCTTGGATGGGCGGCGGAGATATGATCTCCAAAGTTTGGAAGGACAAATCCACTTATGCGGATCTTCCTGCAAGATTAGAAGCAGGAACTCCCAATATTTCTGGTGTTATCGGATTTGGAGCAGCTCTGGAATATCTGGAATCTGTAGGAATGCAGGAGATCAGAAACCATGAGTTGGAACTCCTACAGTATGCTTTGGATCGATTAGAAGATTTCGGCGGTTTAGAACTGTACGGAACAAACGATCTAAGCAAAAGAGGAGGAGTGATTTCCTTCAATTTCCCTGGAGTCCACCCTCATGACGTGGGCTCGATTCTGGACGAAGAAGGGATTGCAATCCGTGTGGGACATCATTGTGCCCAACCGTTTATGGACTTCAAAGGGATCGCAGGTACCTGCCGCGCTTCTTTCTATCTTTATAATACCAAAGAAGACGTAGATTCTCTTTTGGTAGGTCTAAAGAAAGTGAAGGAGATTTTCGGCCGTGTCCTTAAGCGATAG
- a CDS encoding PP2C family protein-serine/threonine phosphatase, whose translation MDREKQESQLNYSDYSILAVDDSDINLKLLVHTLKPLGFQVLTAMNTEEARALLATNQVDVLLLDVSMPGQDGFSFCKELREIDRFNLLPILFITAYNRELGFDEAITHGGDDFLHKPFQPKELVAKIRAFIRIKNLQDELLHQKKKYEKELVMARRVQQELVPEKQLEWNGFSVNSVFHPLMQIGGDFIDAWIEEDKLHVFIADCSGHGPSAALLSAMVKMQVSNLGRSNTLVEKVKTLRQQLEKILPEDFSITFFYGILDEKGYFEYANGGHPPPLLYNKGNVEELPGMGPLIIPIELGTEDEFRSVVLEKGVSLLLYTDGATEITDENYNILGEESLKKILKEAVESKEDILNFSLERILAHSGNMTHDDDIALMVIQG comes from the coding sequence GTGGATAGAGAGAAGCAAGAGAGCCAATTGAATTATTCCGACTATTCTATCCTTGCGGTGGATGATTCGGATATCAATCTCAAACTTTTAGTTCATACTTTAAAACCTTTGGGTTTCCAAGTTTTAACTGCTATGAATACGGAAGAGGCGCGCGCACTTCTTGCTACCAACCAAGTTGATGTTTTACTTTTAGATGTGAGTATGCCCGGCCAGGACGGATTTTCTTTCTGTAAGGAACTGAGAGAAATAGATAGATTCAATCTTCTTCCTATCTTATTTATCACTGCATATAATAGAGAGCTTGGATTTGACGAGGCAATCACTCATGGTGGAGATGACTTTCTTCATAAACCTTTCCAGCCTAAAGAATTAGTAGCAAAGATCAGAGCTTTCATCCGTATTAAAAATCTTCAGGACGAACTTTTACACCAAAAGAAAAAGTACGAAAAAGAATTGGTGATGGCGAGAAGGGTACAACAAGAACTCGTGCCTGAAAAACAATTGGAGTGGAACGGCTTCAGTGTGAATTCGGTCTTCCATCCTTTGATGCAGATCGGTGGAGATTTTATAGACGCATGGATAGAAGAGGATAAACTTCATGTGTTTATCGCAGATTGTTCCGGCCACGGACCTTCTGCAGCACTTCTTTCCGCAATGGTAAAGATGCAGGTTTCCAATTTAGGAAGAAGTAATACTCTTGTTGAAAAAGTAAAAACTCTTCGCCAACAATTGGAGAAGATCCTACCAGAAGATTTTTCCATTACATTCTTCTATGGTATCCTAGATGAAAAAGGGTATTTCGAATACGCGAATGGAGGTCATCCACCTCCGCTATTGTACAATAAAGGTAATGTAGAGGAATTACCTGGTATGGGACCTCTAATCATTCCTATAGAACTTGGAACAGAAGATGAGTTTAGATCTGTGGTCTTAGAAAAAGGTGTTTCTCTATTACTTTACACAGACGGGGCCACTGAAATAACGGATGAGAACTATAATATTTTGGGCGAAGAAAGTCTGAAGAAGATCCTAAAAGAAGCCGTTGAATCCAAGGAAGACATTTTAAATTTCTCTTTGGAAAGAATATTGGCTCATTCAGGGAATATGACCCACGACGATGATATCGCTCTCATGGTTATCCAAGGATGA
- a CDS encoding EAL domain-containing protein translates to MLAEYESQQILSLGEGYYTPHYQPILDVGNRNIIGYEVLGRVFSPESNQYHSLGYHFHNPDTDTVRLVHIDRIIREKAIKHVKETGLKTKIFLNMMPNFLSMVYTGEVLDIKRLHILHLIDKYDINPNDLVLEITEDKFEGNIEKLLYIVSLFRERGIKIAVDDLGVGFSNLERIGYIHPDIMKVDIKIMRESLNRRSFKNVLSAISEMSQRLGSQLLFEGVENEEELYLALSMGANLLQGFYFSRPALDFQDKKRFNKTLKTSLEKFSGLRFLEILENLRKEQSFLDQFVNLFKDLETSSEEKMTDALGSILDRLPLETTSVLVCDMHGYQVTPTFKREAYDLPWTRLLTEVGNNYAWKPFFIRHKAETYHSSRVSGFTEPFHDIETKRQYVLFTLNLGENHVLILRLDWESY, encoded by the coding sequence ATGCTCGCCGAATACGAGTCCCAACAAATTCTATCTCTGGGAGAAGGTTATTATACCCCTCATTACCAGCCGATTTTAGACGTCGGTAATCGTAATATTATAGGTTACGAGGTTTTGGGCAGAGTATTTTCTCCTGAATCCAATCAATATCATTCTCTAGGTTATCATTTTCATAATCCAGATACGGATACTGTTCGTTTAGTTCATATTGATCGTATCATTCGTGAAAAGGCGATCAAACATGTGAAGGAAACAGGTCTTAAGACTAAAATTTTCCTGAACATGATGCCAAACTTTCTCTCCATGGTTTACACGGGAGAAGTGTTGGATATCAAACGTCTTCATATTCTTCATCTAATAGACAAGTATGATATTAACCCGAACGATCTAGTTTTAGAGATCACAGAAGATAAGTTCGAGGGAAATATTGAAAAACTTTTATATATAGTAAGCCTTTTCAGAGAAAGAGGGATCAAGATCGCAGTAGATGATCTTGGAGTCGGTTTTTCCAATTTGGAAAGGATCGGTTATATTCATCCGGATATTATGAAAGTGGACATAAAAATTATGAGAGAGAGTTTAAACAGACGCTCTTTCAAAAACGTTTTGTCTGCAATTTCTGAAATGTCCCAAAGACTTGGTTCTCAACTTCTATTCGAAGGTGTAGAAAACGAAGAAGAATTATATCTCGCTCTTTCCATGGGAGCAAATCTTCTACAAGGTTTTTATTTCTCTCGTCCGGCATTGGACTTTCAGGACAAAAAACGTTTTAATAAAACTCTCAAAACCTCTCTCGAAAAATTCTCAGGACTTAGATTCCTGGAAATTCTTGAGAATCTCAGGAAAGAACAATCCTTCTTGGATCAGTTCGTAAATTTATTCAAAGATCTGGAAACTTCTTCCGAAGAAAAGATGACGGATGCATTGGGTTCTATCCTGGACAGACTTCCTTTGGAAACTACTTCTGTTCTTGTATGCGATATGCATGGTTATCAAGTAACTCCTACTTTCAAAAGAGAAGCATACGATCTTCCTTGGACAAGATTGCTGACCGAGGTAGGGAATAACTACGCTTGGAAACCTTTCTTCATCCGCCATAAGGCTGAAACCTATCATTCCAGCAGAGTTTCCGGATTTACCGAGCCCTTCCATGATATAGAAACCAAACGTCAATATGTCTTATTCACCCTGAATCTGGGCGAGAATCATGTTCTCATTCTCCGCCTGGATTGGGAATCCTACTGA
- a CDS encoding Rieske (2Fe-2S) protein, whose amino-acid sequence MGEFQKLAKLSDLKEGEIFVAETRYHRVGLTRLGNEVCAFADLCTHDGEDISTGDLEGDVIVCPRHSAKFNIRTGKVLCMPAVEDLPVYKTRIVGDEVEVELED is encoded by the coding sequence ATGGGTGAATTTCAGAAACTAGCTAAACTTTCCGATCTGAAAGAGGGAGAGATATTCGTAGCAGAAACCCGTTACCATAGGGTAGGGTTGACTAGACTGGGGAACGAAGTTTGTGCATTTGCAGATCTTTGCACCCATGATGGTGAGGATATTTCTACAGGAGATTTGGAAGGCGACGTAATCGTCTGTCCAAGACATTCTGCAAAGTTTAATATTCGCACCGGAAAGGTACTTTGTATGCCTGCAGTAGAAGATTTGCCAGTCTATAAGACTAGAATCGTGGGTGACGAAGTCGAAGTAGAGTTGGAGGATTGA
- a CDS encoding DUF2804 domain-containing protein codes for MKEHLGSILHPSTLEPLFGKYFGPVQIDNSKEYNAGLFSKFRSIDSVLVDILGEKIFLELRIYSTKFKSGANLLLWNRETGNLQEVSLLESGTSSFIHQGSFKNGYWSFTKSDKRFNFRLDDNIRQGYTHSAIWEKNLNFQLDALAYTGDKNKGNWFTQISPSGKDWVFKNHSPDLRVEGQLSWNDLSVSLENGLLSYTVFKGYSSEVFPLENRIYLQIGVKKKIHLYLEEEIIAWTDGEVLNLGDPVWESQGKKKVLKNKNSTLELEFEPEVEASFPRPKNFGSEKFIKTLYTVSGWIKTKTRKEKITRGIALLEKR; via the coding sequence ATGAAAGAACATTTAGGCTCCATTCTTCATCCTTCTACATTAGAACCTTTGTTTGGAAAATATTTCGGTCCAGTGCAGATCGATAATTCCAAAGAATATAATGCAGGACTTTTTTCAAAATTCAGATCTATTGACTCAGTTCTCGTAGATATACTGGGTGAAAAAATCTTTTTAGAACTTAGGATCTATTCTACCAAATTTAAATCAGGTGCAAATCTTTTGCTTTGGAATAGAGAGACCGGAAATTTGCAGGAGGTATCTCTTTTAGAAAGTGGAACTTCTTCTTTTATTCACCAAGGAAGTTTTAAGAACGGTTATTGGAGTTTTACTAAATCGGACAAAAGATTCAATTTCAGATTGGATGATAATATCCGCCAAGGTTATACTCATTCTGCCATTTGGGAAAAAAATCTGAACTTCCAATTGGATGCACTTGCTTATACTGGAGATAAAAATAAAGGTAATTGGTTCACTCAAATTTCCCCTTCCGGGAAAGATTGGGTCTTTAAAAATCATTCTCCTGATTTAAGGGTAGAAGGTCAACTTTCCTGGAACGATCTATCCGTTTCTCTAGAAAATGGACTTTTATCTTATACTGTTTTTAAGGGATACAGCTCCGAAGTTTTTCCTTTGGAAAATAGGATTTATCTACAAATCGGAGTGAAGAAAAAAATACATCTGTATTTGGAAGAGGAAATTATAGCCTGGACAGACGGTGAAGTTCTAAACTTAGGCGATCCGGTTTGGGAATCTCAAGGCAAGAAGAAGGTTCTGAAAAATAAAAATTCCACTTTGGAGCTTGAGTTTGAGCCTGAAGTGGAAGCAAGTTTTCCAAGGCCAAAAAACTTCGGATCTGAAAAGTTTATAAAAACATTATATACTGTTTCGGGCTGGATTAAAACCAAAACGAGGAAGGAAAAGATAACAAGAGGAATTGCTCTTTTAGAGAAACGATAG
- the purQ gene encoding phosphoribosylformylglycinamidine synthase subunit PurQ, whose translation MKAAVVTFPGSNCDNDIVRVLSEFYSAKVDKVWHKDQFSEKYDLVILPGGFSYGDYLRSGAMAPFSPVMKSVKEHTDRGGKLFGICNGFQILAEAGYLPGALIRNRNLKYVCRTIGLKKASNSNKISGSLADDKILRVPVAHGDGCYFASADIRKQLKDEGRILFLYAGDNPNGSLDDIAGICSPDFKVAGMMPHPERAMNPITGEMDGKTVLDLLIAS comes from the coding sequence ATGAAAGCAGCGGTAGTCACTTTTCCAGGTTCCAATTGTGATAATGATATCGTAAGAGTTCTTTCTGAATTCTATTCTGCGAAAGTAGACAAGGTTTGGCATAAAGACCAATTCTCCGAAAAATATGATCTGGTAATTCTTCCGGGAGGATTTTCCTACGGAGATTATCTAAGATCCGGAGCAATGGCTCCTTTTTCCCCCGTGATGAAATCAGTAAAAGAACATACTGATCGTGGAGGAAAACTATTCGGGATCTGCAATGGATTCCAAATATTAGCGGAAGCTGGTTATCTTCCAGGCGCATTAATACGTAATAGAAATTTAAAGTATGTTTGCAGGACCATCGGTCTTAAAAAAGCTTCTAACTCAAATAAGATCAGCGGCAGTTTAGCTGATGATAAGATCTTAAGAGTTCCAGTGGCCCATGGAGACGGATGTTATTTTGCTTCTGCAGATATCCGCAAACAACTGAAAGACGAAGGTCGTATTCTGTTCCTTTATGCAGGAGATAATCCGAATGGAAGTTTGGATGATATCGCTGGGATCTGTTCTCCAGATTTCAAAGTGGCAGGAATGATGCCTCACCCTGAAAGAGCGATGAATCCGATCACTGGGGAGATGGACGGCAAAACCGTTTTAGATCTTCTGATCGCTTCTTAA
- a CDS encoding SufB/SufD family protein, protein MLLAESISEYIKEKKEPSILTEFRTSAEKLLGSAIFPDSSLESWRKISLSNFKISEYTKVCPDSSVTVSGNAKITKLQDLPPEKLAEVLKKAGLAVSFYSKEWFPLFVFSRFTHAYYVQLGSDPSSFPEIKVECKDGNIILPLLIVDAFPGAKSNFIERWESPSQKDLVFMSGVTILLTPPNGDFQYSSLENLGDSTFHFRSTYGIQEKDSKFHASLASWGGYKGKTFYDTNVAGKGCWTRYVGLSPLKAREFQDTEVRILHSESHAQSSILYRTVVREKAHHVFTGNLHIPSHCKDVGAIQINNNLLLDRTARAESIPKLEVFADSVKCEHGATVGEIDEEQLFYLASRGISEEEARKMIVEGFLNEVVREFPSETVREELSSMIESRMLGE, encoded by the coding sequence ATGCTTTTGGCGGAATCTATTTCGGAATATATCAAGGAGAAGAAGGAGCCATCCATTCTTACCGAATTCCGTACAAGCGCCGAAAAACTTTTAGGCTCTGCTATATTTCCGGATTCTTCTTTGGAATCTTGGAGAAAGATCAGTCTTTCTAATTTTAAAATTTCTGAATATACTAAAGTTTGTCCTGATTCTTCTGTAACTGTTTCCGGAAACGCAAAGATTACTAAATTACAGGATCTTCCTCCTGAAAAACTTGCGGAAGTTTTGAAAAAAGCGGGACTAGCAGTTTCATTTTATTCTAAAGAATGGTTTCCTCTTTTTGTATTTTCCAGATTCACTCATGCGTATTATGTGCAGCTTGGTTCTGATCCTTCTTCTTTTCCTGAGATCAAAGTGGAATGTAAGGATGGAAATATCATTCTTCCTCTTCTGATCGTGGATGCTTTCCCGGGAGCTAAATCTAATTTTATAGAAAGATGGGAATCACCTTCTCAGAAAGATTTGGTGTTTATGAGTGGAGTCACTATTCTTCTTACTCCTCCGAATGGGGATTTCCAATATTCTAGTTTGGAAAATTTGGGAGATTCTACTTTTCATTTTAGATCTACATACGGCATCCAAGAAAAAGATTCTAAATTCCATGCGAGTCTTGCTTCTTGGGGTGGATATAAAGGTAAGACTTTTTACGATACGAATGTTGCCGGAAAAGGATGTTGGACACGTTATGTAGGCCTTTCTCCCTTAAAAGCGAGGGAATTCCAAGACACTGAAGTCCGGATTCTTCATTCTGAAAGCCATGCACAAAGTTCTATTTTATATCGTACTGTTGTAAGAGAGAAGGCCCATCATGTTTTTACAGGAAACCTTCATATACCTTCTCATTGTAAAGATGTGGGTGCGATCCAGATCAATAATAACCTTCTTCTAGACAGAACTGCAAGAGCAGAATCCATTCCTAAATTGGAAGTATTTGCTGACAGTGTTAAATGTGAGCACGGCGCCACTGTCGGAGAAATAGACGAAGAGCAATTATTCTACTTAGCATCCAGAGGTATCTCGGAAGAAGAAGCCCGCAAAATGATTGTCGAAGGATTTTTGAACGAAGTAGTTCGAGAATTTCCTTCCGAAACTGTTCGCGAAGAATTATCCTCTATGATAGAATCTAGGATGTTGGGCGAGTAA
- the sufC gene encoding Fe-S cluster assembly ATPase SufC, protein MAELLKILNLRAGVETESGEVQEILKGVDLTIGEGEVHAIMGPNGSGKSTLSNVIMGHPKYKVISGDIFFRGESLLEKPTDERARAGIFLCFQYPTSIPGVTIGNFLRTILKSVRGKDLPVKEFRKELKEATALLEVPDTWIGRYVNDGFSGGEKKRNEILQMTLLKPKLSVLDETDSGLDIDALRIISEGITKNKSAERSILLITHYQRMLNYVTPDFVHVFAQGKILKTGGSELALELEEKGYDWILNGAN, encoded by the coding sequence GTGGCGGAACTACTCAAAATCTTAAATCTTCGCGCCGGAGTGGAAACCGAATCCGGTGAAGTCCAAGAAATCCTAAAGGGAGTCGACCTTACCATTGGTGAGGGAGAAGTCCATGCCATCATGGGTCCAAACGGATCTGGAAAAAGTACCTTATCAAATGTCATCATGGGTCACCCAAAATATAAGGTGATCTCTGGGGATATATTTTTCAGAGGAGAATCCCTTCTGGAAAAACCAACAGACGAAAGAGCAAGAGCAGGCATCTTTCTTTGTTTCCAATATCCAACTAGCATTCCTGGTGTAACCATCGGAAATTTTTTACGTACCATTTTAAAATCAGTTCGAGGAAAGGATCTACCTGTAAAAGAATTCCGCAAAGAACTGAAAGAAGCCACAGCTTTATTAGAAGTTCCTGATACTTGGATTGGAAGATACGTGAACGACGGATTTTCCGGTGGAGAGAAAAAAAGGAATGAGATCCTTCAAATGACTCTTCTCAAACCTAAACTTTCAGTTTTAGATGAGACTGATTCAGGTTTGGACATTGATGCACTTAGAATTATCAGCGAAGGGATCACTAAAAATAAATCAGCAGAAAGATCTATTCTACTGATCACACATTACCAAAGAATGTTGAACTATGTGACTCCAGATTTTGTTCACGTTTTTGCACAAGGTAAGATCCTTAAAACAGGCGGGAGTGAACTCGCTCTTGAATTGGAAGAAAAAGGATACGATTGGATCCTAAACGGAGCGAACTAA